A stretch of Paenibacillus peoriae DNA encodes these proteins:
- a CDS encoding SMP-30/gluconolactonase/LRE family protein: MLHIETYTANIVIDAKAKLGEGPSWDQRFQRLFWVDIKGFQLHIYDPFTCTDRTINVGEHIGAVVPYLKNKVIVALISGLYCLDIETGAKVLIHDPEEGRLGNRFNDGKCDPAGRFLAGTMSLNGEHAQGALYSLSTKGDVSLLVDKASTSNGLAWSADHRTMYYIDTPTLEIVSFDYDVVQGTIRNKQLVARLDESEGYPDGMTIDAEGMLWVARWGGKRVSRIHPAHGEVIAEVSLPVNCVTSCAFGGEQLDELYITTAQDDDSADQPLAGGLFMVKTGVKGTPTSYFNQGQTANWLERLVK; encoded by the coding sequence GTGTTACACATCGAAACATATACAGCGAATATCGTTATAGATGCAAAAGCAAAGTTAGGTGAGGGTCCCAGCTGGGATCAGCGGTTTCAACGTTTATTTTGGGTCGATATTAAAGGCTTTCAATTGCATATCTACGATCCTTTTACATGCACAGATCGTACAATAAATGTTGGTGAACATATTGGTGCAGTTGTACCTTATCTCAAAAATAAAGTGATCGTAGCGCTGATTAGCGGTCTATATTGTTTAGATATTGAGACAGGGGCCAAAGTATTAATTCATGATCCTGAGGAAGGTAGACTAGGTAATCGTTTTAATGATGGAAAATGCGATCCTGCCGGACGTTTTTTAGCAGGAACCATGAGTCTAAATGGCGAACATGCGCAAGGAGCATTGTATAGTCTGAGTACAAAAGGCGATGTCTCCTTACTGGTTGATAAAGCTTCCACATCTAATGGATTAGCCTGGAGCGCAGATCATCGTACAATGTATTACATTGATACTCCAACATTGGAGATCGTCTCCTTCGATTACGATGTGGTACAAGGCACTATTAGGAATAAGCAACTGGTGGCTAGATTGGATGAAAGTGAAGGGTATCCAGATGGCATGACCATCGATGCAGAGGGCATGTTGTGGGTCGCGAGATGGGGTGGTAAACGTGTCTCCCGTATCCATCCTGCTCATGGAGAAGTGATTGCTGAGGTGTCGCTTCCCGTCAATTGTGTGACTTCGTGCGCTTTTGGCGGTGAACAACTGGATGAGTTATATATTACAACTGCTCAAGATGATGATAGTGCCGATCAACCCTTAGCAGGCGGCCTATTTATGGTCAAGACAGGGGTAAAAGGAACGCCTACCTCGTATTTTAATCAAGGACAAACGGCAAATTGGCTTGAACGATTGGTAAAATGA
- a CDS encoding acetylornithine transaminase, which produces MSKEPNTLVSEEMPSTDGSGVQAEMEPAKTQTNSSLFPNYARYPLTLVKGQGSWLWDDQGKRYLDFMSGIAVTNLGHAPQAVAERLKKQIDELWHVSNLFHIPGQERAAALLTAHSSADAVFFCNSGAEANEAAIKLARRYHQKVKQTGRYEIITFTQSFHGRTLATLTATGQDKVKEGFLPLPAGFKSVPLHDQAALEAAINENTAAIMLEMVQAEGGMYPVDPAFVDVITKLCREHGLLLIIDEVQTGMGRTGKLFSFEHYGIEPDIFTLAKGLGSGFSVGAMLGKGYLREAFTAGSHGSTFGGTPLAMAAVQATIETIIDDKLPERAAEMGDYLFHSLQKQLGDSPFVKDIRGKGLMVGIECVEPVAELVLAGQKKGILFITAGPNVIRLLPNLYVTKNEIDQAVTWIAELIREHVA; this is translated from the coding sequence ATGAGTAAGGAACCGAATACGCTGGTGAGCGAGGAAATGCCAAGTACGGATGGAAGTGGAGTGCAAGCGGAAATGGAGCCGGCAAAAACGCAGACAAATAGCTCTCTTTTTCCAAACTACGCAAGATACCCGCTTACACTGGTGAAAGGGCAAGGAAGCTGGCTGTGGGACGATCAGGGCAAGCGTTATCTGGATTTCATGTCAGGCATCGCCGTTACTAATTTGGGCCATGCGCCTCAAGCAGTAGCTGAACGATTGAAAAAACAGATCGATGAATTGTGGCATGTATCCAATCTGTTTCATATACCGGGGCAGGAACGGGCAGCTGCCTTGCTGACAGCCCATAGCAGCGCAGATGCCGTGTTCTTCTGCAACAGCGGGGCCGAAGCGAACGAAGCTGCAATTAAGCTGGCACGTCGTTACCACCAGAAGGTAAAGCAGACCGGTCGCTACGAAATTATTACGTTCACGCAATCCTTTCACGGACGGACGCTGGCAACCTTGACCGCTACGGGTCAGGACAAAGTGAAAGAAGGCTTTTTACCGCTTCCCGCCGGATTCAAAAGCGTTCCGCTTCATGATCAGGCTGCGCTCGAAGCAGCCATCAATGAGAATACAGCGGCAATTATGCTGGAAATGGTGCAAGCCGAAGGCGGCATGTATCCGGTAGACCCTGCTTTCGTAGATGTGATCACCAAGCTATGCCGCGAGCATGGTTTGCTGCTGATCATTGACGAAGTGCAAACAGGTATGGGACGGACGGGCAAGCTGTTTTCCTTTGAGCATTATGGTATAGAGCCGGATATCTTTACATTGGCGAAAGGACTGGGCAGTGGGTTCTCTGTGGGTGCGATGCTAGGCAAAGGATATTTGCGTGAAGCGTTCACAGCGGGCAGTCATGGTTCTACCTTTGGAGGTACGCCACTTGCTATGGCAGCGGTTCAAGCTACTATTGAAACGATTATTGATGACAAGCTGCCAGAACGTGCAGCTGAGATGGGAGATTACCTCTTCCATAGTCTGCAAAAGCAGCTTGGAGATAGTCCTTTTGTAAAGGATATCCGTGGAAAAGGTCTGATGGTCGGCATTGAGTGTGTAGAACCGGTAGCGGAGCTTGTTTTGGCAGGACAGAAGAAGGGCATTCTGTTCATTACAGCAGGACCGAACGTGATTCGTCTGTTGCCTAACTTGTATGTAACGAAAAACGAAATAGATCAGGCTGTAACATGGATTGCTGAATTGATTCGGGAGCATGTGGCTTAG
- the argF gene encoding ornithine carbamoyltransferase, translating into MSQGGALQQMNLKGRDFLELDDYSPEEIQYLIDLAVEIKRKHKNGETYQPLKGKTLGLIFEKSSTRTRVSFEVGMYQLGGHALFLSKNDIQLGRGEPISDMAQVMSRYLDGIMIRTFGHDNVVKLARYASVPVINGLSDLAHPCQVLADYQTLYEQKGKLKGLKLAYIGDGNNMAHSLLIGGAKLGVHVSIASPAGYEPDPSVVAASREIAKQTGSEIVITQSPQEAVQDADAIYTDVWASMGFEEEQKERELAFADFQVNEELVKLAKPDYLFLHCLPAHRGEEVSAGVIDGPNSVIFDEAENRLHAQKALLVALMA; encoded by the coding sequence ATGAGCCAGGGCGGCGCACTGCAGCAGATGAATTTGAAAGGACGGGACTTCCTGGAGCTGGACGATTACTCGCCAGAAGAAATCCAGTATTTAATTGATCTCGCTGTTGAAATTAAGCGTAAGCATAAAAACGGGGAAACCTATCAGCCGCTAAAAGGGAAAACGCTCGGACTGATTTTCGAGAAATCCTCTACACGTACACGGGTATCTTTCGAGGTCGGTATGTATCAATTGGGCGGGCATGCCCTTTTCCTCAGCAAAAATGACATTCAACTGGGACGCGGCGAACCGATTAGCGACATGGCCCAAGTCATGTCACGGTATCTGGATGGCATTATGATTCGTACCTTTGGGCACGATAATGTGGTAAAGTTGGCACGTTATGCATCCGTTCCTGTGATCAATGGATTGAGTGATTTGGCGCATCCGTGCCAAGTGCTAGCTGATTATCAAACCTTGTATGAGCAAAAGGGTAAGCTAAAAGGGCTCAAATTGGCTTACATCGGAGACGGTAACAATATGGCTCATTCTCTCTTGATTGGGGGAGCGAAGCTTGGAGTGCATGTGTCGATTGCAAGTCCAGCTGGATACGAGCCTGACCCGAGTGTGGTCGCAGCTTCCCGTGAAATTGCCAAACAGACAGGTAGTGAGATTGTTATAACCCAAAGTCCGCAGGAAGCGGTGCAAGATGCGGATGCGATCTACACAGATGTGTGGGCGAGCATGGGATTTGAGGAAGAGCAGAAGGAGCGGGAGCTTGCTTTTGCCGACTTTCAGGTGAATGAAGAGCTGGTTAAGCTGGCAAAGCCGGATTATTTATTCCTGCATTGTCTCCCTGCGCATCGTGGGGAAGAAGTGAGCGCAGGCGTAATCGATGGTCCGAATTCGGTCATCTTTGATGAAGCGGAGAATCGTCTGCATGCGCAAAAAGCGCTGTTAGTTGCTTTAATGGCATAA
- the argC gene encoding N-acetyl-gamma-glutamyl-phosphate reductase: MSSKLKVAIVGSTGYGGVELIRFLVHHPQVEIVSVISSSSAGVPISDGFPHLTDIVVQDLDGVEVHEIAAKADLVFTATPSGVSTKLVPQLLDVGLKVIDLSGDFRLRSGETYEAWYKKPAASPEYLKQAVYGLSEVYAEKLAGVSFISNPGCYPTATLLGIIPALKADWIDHRSLIVDAKSGVSGSGRGTSLVSHYAEMNENFKAYKVNKHQHIPEIEQVLGDIAGEDVTITFTTQLVPMTRGIMSTIYVTLKGDHTDQDLIGLYRDYYKGHPFVRVRGEGIWPATKEVMGSNYCDIGFAADARTGRLTIISVIDNVVKGAAGQAIQNLNLMMGWEENLGLGFIPVYP, encoded by the coding sequence GTGAGCAGCAAGTTAAAAGTGGCAATTGTCGGTTCCACCGGGTATGGCGGGGTGGAGCTGATTCGTTTTTTGGTTCATCATCCGCAAGTAGAGATTGTATCTGTTATTTCTTCGTCCAGCGCGGGTGTCCCAATCAGTGACGGATTTCCACATCTGACGGACATTGTAGTGCAGGATTTGGACGGTGTCGAAGTCCACGAAATTGCTGCTAAGGCCGATCTGGTTTTCACTGCTACGCCATCGGGCGTTAGTACCAAGTTAGTGCCGCAGCTTCTTGATGTCGGACTGAAGGTCATTGACCTTTCCGGGGACTTCAGGCTTCGAAGCGGGGAAACGTATGAAGCATGGTATAAAAAGCCTGCAGCTTCACCCGAATATCTCAAGCAAGCGGTATACGGACTCAGTGAGGTGTATGCAGAAAAGCTGGCGGGCGTTTCTTTTATTTCAAATCCGGGCTGTTATCCGACTGCAACATTGCTGGGGATTATTCCTGCGCTGAAAGCGGATTGGATCGACCATCGGTCGCTGATTGTGGATGCCAAATCCGGGGTATCCGGCTCGGGTAGGGGAACAAGCCTCGTTTCGCACTATGCGGAAATGAACGAGAATTTTAAGGCTTATAAGGTGAATAAGCACCAGCACATCCCTGAGATCGAACAGGTACTGGGCGATATTGCGGGCGAGGACGTTACGATTACGTTTACAACACAACTTGTTCCTATGACCCGAGGAATTATGAGTACGATTTATGTCACGCTGAAGGGTGACCATACAGATCAAGATCTTATCGGGTTATACCGGGATTATTATAAAGGCCATCCTTTTGTCCGTGTACGTGGCGAAGGTATATGGCCAGCAACGAAGGAAGTAATGGGTTCGAATTACTGTGACATCGGTTTTGCAGCAGATGCCCGAACCGGGCGTCTTACGATTATTTCTGTCATTGATAATGTTGTGAAGGGTGCCGCTGGGCAGGCGATTCAGAATTTAAATTTGATGATGGGATGGGAGGAGAACCTCGGGCTAGGCTTCATACCGGTATATCCGTAA
- the secA gene encoding preprotein translocase subunit SecA yields MLGIVKKIFGDTNERDVKRLMKTVELINKIEPDFEKLSDEELQAKTAEFKARVEQGTTAEEILPEAFATVREASKRVLGKRHYDVQMLGGIALHEGKIAEMKTGEGKTLVGTLPVYLNALLGKGVHVVTVNDYLAQRDSGEMGQIYNFLGMSVGLNLANMDHAAKQAAYACDITYGTNNEFGFDYLRDNMVLYKEQMVQRPLFFCIIDEVDSILVDEARTPLIISGQAQKSTELYFAADRFVKSLNVEEDYTLDIKVKSVALTENGVSKAENFFGLENLYDQESVTINHHIVQALKANAIMRLDVDYVVADGEVLIVDEFTGRLMAGRRYSDGLHQAIEAKENIIVQNESMTLATITFQNYFRMYRKLAGMTGTAKTEEEEFKKIYGLEVLQIPTNKPNQRVDMPDIVYKSVKGKFHAVVDEILERNKKNQPILVGTVSIENSELLSEMLKRKGVRHKVLNAKYHAEEAEIISRAGEAGAVTIATNMAGRGTDIVLGEGVSELGGLHIIGTERHESRRIDNQLRGRAGRQGDPGSTQFYLSLGDELMKRFGADNVLNMMERLGFEEDQPIESRMITRAIESAQKRVEGNNFDQRKVVLQYDDVMNQQRAIIYKQRREVLESENIKEIVFDMIKPVIERVVEAHCGDDIPENWELEEVAEYVNNNLLEENTLTRDDLWGKEKEEIVDMIFEKVTNRYHSREEMIGEDMVREFEKVIVLRAVDSKWMDHIDAMDQLRQGIHLRAYGGTDPLREYQFEGFEMFHAMIASIQEEVATYIMKAQIESNQERQAVIDEDKISTSGEPAAPKKKSAPSRPRRK; encoded by the coding sequence ATGCTAGGAATTGTTAAGAAAATCTTCGGAGATACCAATGAACGTGATGTCAAGCGTTTAATGAAGACGGTTGAACTGATCAATAAGATAGAGCCGGATTTTGAAAAGCTCTCGGATGAGGAGTTGCAGGCGAAGACGGCGGAATTTAAAGCTCGGGTCGAACAAGGGACTACGGCTGAAGAAATTTTGCCGGAAGCTTTTGCTACTGTTCGCGAAGCGTCCAAACGGGTGCTGGGTAAACGTCATTATGACGTACAGATGCTCGGCGGTATTGCGTTGCATGAAGGTAAAATTGCCGAAATGAAAACCGGTGAAGGTAAAACACTGGTAGGAACACTGCCAGTTTATTTGAATGCTCTGTTGGGCAAAGGCGTGCACGTGGTTACGGTCAATGACTATTTGGCGCAACGTGACAGCGGAGAAATGGGACAGATTTATAACTTCCTAGGAATGTCCGTAGGGCTTAATTTGGCCAACATGGATCATGCTGCCAAGCAGGCAGCATATGCTTGTGACATCACATACGGTACAAACAACGAGTTCGGGTTCGATTATCTGCGCGATAACATGGTGCTTTACAAAGAGCAGATGGTACAACGTCCGTTGTTCTTCTGTATCATTGATGAAGTCGATTCCATTCTCGTCGATGAAGCTCGTACACCATTGATTATTTCAGGACAAGCTCAGAAATCGACAGAGTTGTATTTTGCGGCTGACCGCTTTGTGAAGAGCCTGAATGTTGAAGAAGATTACACTCTGGATATTAAGGTGAAGTCGGTTGCTTTGACCGAAAACGGCGTATCCAAAGCTGAAAATTTCTTTGGTCTTGAAAACTTGTACGATCAGGAAAGTGTTACAATCAATCACCACATTGTACAGGCATTGAAAGCTAATGCTATTATGCGTTTGGATGTGGACTATGTCGTGGCTGACGGTGAAGTCCTAATTGTCGATGAGTTTACAGGTCGTTTGATGGCTGGACGTCGTTACAGTGATGGTTTGCACCAAGCTATTGAAGCAAAGGAAAACATCATTGTACAAAATGAAAGCATGACATTGGCGACAATTACATTCCAAAACTATTTCCGTATGTACCGCAAATTGGCGGGTATGACGGGTACAGCTAAAACAGAAGAAGAAGAATTCAAAAAAATATATGGTCTGGAAGTGCTCCAAATTCCGACGAATAAGCCTAACCAGCGTGTAGATATGCCTGACATAGTGTACAAGAGCGTGAAAGGCAAATTCCATGCTGTGGTAGATGAAATCCTGGAGCGTAACAAAAAGAACCAGCCGATATTAGTAGGTACGGTTTCTATTGAAAACTCGGAGCTTCTTTCTGAAATGCTGAAACGCAAAGGCGTTCGTCACAAAGTACTTAACGCCAAGTATCATGCTGAGGAAGCTGAGATTATTTCCCGTGCAGGTGAAGCAGGCGCAGTTACCATCGCTACCAACATGGCCGGACGTGGTACTGACATCGTACTGGGTGAAGGCGTATCAGAACTTGGTGGTTTGCACATCATCGGTACAGAACGCCATGAATCCCGTCGTATTGATAATCAGCTTCGCGGACGTGCAGGACGTCAGGGTGATCCGGGCTCCACACAGTTTTACTTATCGCTGGGCGATGAGTTAATGAAGCGTTTTGGTGCGGACAACGTACTGAATATGATGGAGCGTTTGGGCTTCGAGGAAGACCAACCTATCGAGAGCCGTATGATTACACGTGCTATCGAATCAGCTCAAAAACGCGTCGAAGGCAACAACTTTGATCAGCGTAAAGTCGTTCTCCAGTATGATGATGTAATGAACCAGCAGCGTGCTATTATTTACAAACAACGCCGTGAGGTGCTGGAATCAGAGAACATCAAGGAAATTGTGTTTGACATGATCAAGCCTGTCATTGAGCGTGTAGTGGAAGCTCATTGCGGGGATGACATTCCTGAAAACTGGGAACTTGAAGAAGTAGCAGAGTATGTGAATAACAACCTGCTTGAGGAAAATACACTTACACGTGACGACCTGTGGGGCAAGGAAAAAGAGGAGATCGTGGATATGATCTTCGAAAAAGTTACCAACAGATACCACAGCCGTGAAGAAATGATTGGCGAAGATATGGTACGCGAGTTCGAGAAAGTTATCGTACTGCGTGCGGTCGATAGCAAATGGATGGACCATATTGATGCTATGGATCAATTGCGTCAAGGTATTCACTTGCGTGCTTACGGCGGTACCGATCCTCTGCGCGAGTATCAATTTGAAGGCTTCGAAATGTTCCATGCTATGATTGCTAGCATCCAAGAGGAAGTAGCGACATACATCATGAAAGCACAAATTGAATCCAATCAAGAGCGTCAGGCTGTCATCGACGAAGACAAAATCTCGACGAGTGGTGAACCAGCTGCTCCTAAAAAGAAATCCGCTCCTTCGCGTCCGCGTAGAAAATAA
- the prfB gene encoding peptide chain release factor 2 (programmed frameshift): MIDPSVKHDLREIGKKLTNLRGSLDLDLKQEMIANFEVKMAAPDFWDDNDKAQGVIAEMNAVKSSVDSYEQLRQEYEDAGMMAELADEEGDETLAGEIENSVSSLLSKLQEFELQLLLNQPYDKLNAILELHPGAGGTESQDWGQMLLRMYTRWAEKRGFKVETLDYLAGDEAGIKSVTLLIKGYNAYGYLKAEKGVHRLVRISPFDSSGRRHTSFVSCDVVPEIADDVDVEIRTEDLKIDTYRASGAGGQHINTTDSAVRITHLPSGIVVTCQNERSQIKNRERAMTMLRSKLYERKIEEQRQHLDEIRGEQSDIAWGSQIRSYVFHPYSMVKDHRTSVGTGNVGAVMDGDLDPFIDGYLRSQIKLDAE, translated from the exons ATGATTGATCCAAGTGTAAAGCATGATTTGCGAGAAATAGGCAAGAAACTAACAAACCTTAGGGGGTCTCTT GACTTAGATCTCAAACAGGAAATGATCGCAAACTTTGAAGTAAAGATGGCTGCACCTGACTTTTGGGATGATAATGACAAGGCCCAAGGTGTAATAGCAGAAATGAACGCTGTTAAGTCTTCAGTAGACAGCTATGAACAGCTTCGTCAGGAATACGAAGACGCTGGCATGATGGCTGAGCTGGCTGATGAGGAAGGCGATGAAACACTGGCTGGAGAGATTGAGAATAGTGTCAGTTCTCTGCTGAGCAAGCTTCAGGAGTTTGAATTGCAATTGCTTTTGAATCAGCCGTATGACAAACTTAATGCCATCCTGGAGTTGCATCCGGGAGCAGGCGGAACGGAGTCCCAAGACTGGGGCCAAATGTTGCTACGGATGTATACACGCTGGGCAGAAAAACGGGGCTTTAAGGTAGAGACCCTGGATTATCTAGCAGGTGATGAAGCAGGGATTAAGAGCGTAACCCTTTTGATCAAAGGTTACAATGCCTACGGCTATTTGAAAGCAGAGAAAGGCGTGCATCGGCTTGTTCGTATCTCTCCATTTGATTCCTCCGGCCGTCGGCATACATCGTTCGTATCCTGTGATGTGGTGCCGGAAATTGCGGATGATGTGGACGTTGAGATCCGCACGGAAGATCTTAAAATTGATACGTACCGGGCCAGTGGTGCGGGCGGTCAGCATATTAATACGACCGATTCAGCCGTTCGGATTACGCATTTACCTTCCGGTATTGTCGTGACCTGTCAAAATGAACGCTCCCAGATCAAGAACCGAGAGCGTGCCATGACGATGCTCCGTTCCAAGCTCTACGAGCGTAAGATCGAAGAGCAGCGTCAGCATTTGGATGAAATCCGCGGAGAACAGTCCGATATTGCATGGGGCAGCCAAATTCGCTCCTACGTGTTCCATCCATACAGCATGGTTAAGGATCACCGTACTAGCGTGGGAACTGGCAACGTAGGGGCTGTCATGGATGGCGATCTCGATCCCTTCATCGATGGTTACCTGCGCAGCCAAATTAAGCTGGACGCAGAATAA
- a CDS encoding YitT family protein — translation MPQLNPPAARRRRRKPLIAASGPARNVTDILLIILGSFITALTFNMFLLPNRIASGGVSGLSILGEELFGLEPAYTQWGMNIPLFIAGVLLLGKKYGLRSLLGSIMLPLFVYVTKDWAVPTTNPLLASLYGGIGVGLGLGTVFRGRGSTGGLAILAQIIQKYTGFSLSLCVMLMDGTVITLAGFALSPERALYALIGLFVTGKVIDAVEMGLGYSKVAYIISNQKETITQAILQDLDRGLTELAGRGGYTNEERPVLMVVVGQNEVTRLKTLVRLVDPEAFVIISNTREVLGEGFKKES, via the coding sequence ATGCCTCAATTGAATCCTCCCGCTGCTCGCCGAAGACGACGCAAGCCTCTGATTGCCGCCAGCGGACCCGCACGCAACGTGACCGATATTTTGCTGATTATACTCGGCTCTTTCATTACAGCGCTGACCTTTAACATGTTCTTGCTCCCAAACCGGATTGCATCCGGGGGGGTATCGGGCTTGTCTATCTTGGGCGAGGAGCTGTTTGGCCTGGAACCAGCCTATACGCAGTGGGGAATGAATATTCCATTATTTATAGCAGGGGTCCTGCTGTTAGGGAAAAAATACGGTTTGCGTTCTCTGCTGGGAAGTATTATGCTGCCGCTATTCGTTTATGTTACGAAGGATTGGGCAGTTCCGACAACCAATCCGTTGCTGGCTTCGCTATATGGTGGAATCGGAGTAGGATTGGGTTTAGGTACCGTGTTTCGGGGCAGGGGCTCGACGGGTGGATTGGCTATTTTGGCGCAGATTATTCAAAAATATACGGGTTTTAGTCTTTCTCTCTGTGTTATGTTGATGGATGGCACGGTGATTACACTGGCTGGTTTCGCCCTCTCGCCGGAACGGGCGCTGTATGCGTTGATCGGCTTGTTTGTAACGGGTAAGGTCATTGATGCCGTGGAAATGGGATTGGGCTACTCCAAAGTGGCTTACATCATATCCAATCAGAAAGAAACGATCACGCAGGCTATTTTGCAGGATTTGGACCGAGGATTGACAGAGCTGGCAGGACGGGGCGGTTACACGAACGAAGAACGTCCTGTGCTTATGGTTGTAGTCGGACAAAACGAGGTAACTCGCCTTAAAACGCTCGTCCGCTTGGTAGACCCGGAAGCTTTTGTGATAATAAGTAATACTCGTGAGGTATTGGGTGAAGGGTTTAAGAAGGAAAGCTGA
- the argB gene encoding acetylglutamate kinase: MQSAVEHADQANHAGVARRNFVMKCGGSTLAALPDSFFEDLARLQSEGLQPVIVHGGGPAISDNLAKLGIETEFIHGLRKTTEPVLDVVEMVLAGSINKQIVRRIGLHGGRALGLSGSDGYLIEAKPVSNAAEVGWVGEVTSVQASIITGVLDMDYMPVIAPIGIDRSGQRYNINADTAAGAVASHLGVSRMIVVTDVPGILKKYGGEKKVLDSITVQEIEDMISTGEIYGGMIPKVRAAIACIHGKVKEVVIVNGSEPQVLSRVLGGESIGTRIVRMQ; the protein is encoded by the coding sequence ATGCAATCGGCAGTGGAACACGCGGATCAAGCGAATCATGCGGGAGTGGCACGTCGTAATTTTGTGATGAAATGCGGAGGAAGTACGCTGGCTGCGTTACCTGATTCCTTTTTTGAAGATTTGGCGCGTTTGCAGTCGGAAGGTCTTCAACCTGTCATTGTACATGGCGGTGGCCCTGCGATCTCCGACAACTTGGCGAAGCTGGGGATCGAAACAGAGTTCATTCATGGATTACGCAAAACGACCGAACCCGTGCTGGATGTCGTGGAGATGGTACTGGCGGGTAGCATTAACAAGCAGATTGTACGTAGAATAGGACTGCATGGGGGCCGAGCGTTGGGGTTGTCAGGTAGTGATGGTTATTTAATCGAAGCCAAGCCTGTGTCGAATGCTGCTGAGGTCGGTTGGGTCGGAGAGGTAACATCTGTTCAAGCCTCGATTATTACAGGTGTCCTGGATATGGACTATATGCCTGTTATTGCCCCCATCGGGATTGATCGATCTGGTCAGCGTTACAACATTAATGCGGATACAGCGGCGGGTGCGGTAGCCTCTCATCTGGGGGTCAGTCGGATGATCGTCGTTACAGATGTACCAGGCATATTGAAGAAGTATGGCGGAGAAAAGAAAGTGCTGGACTCTATCACCGTACAGGAAATTGAGGATATGATTAGCACAGGTGAAATATATGGGGGTATGATCCCGAAAGTGAGAGCGGCTATTGCCTGTATCCACGGCAAAGTGAAGGAAGTCGTCATTGTGAACGGTAGCGAACCGCAGGTACTAAGTCGTGTGCTAGGCGGAGAATCGATTGGAACACGCATCGTGCGTATGCAGTAA
- the argJ gene encoding bifunctional glutamate N-acetyltransferase/amino-acid acetyltransferase ArgJ, producing the protein MGKVEFTVVNGGNIVTPRGFTAGGLHCGLKNSNRNDMGAIRCEVEATAAAVYTTNVFQAAPLKVTRESLADGRLQAVVVNSGNANACTGQQGEQDAYAMRSAAAHELGVAESNVAVASTGVIGEHLKMDCVLEGISSLPDRMNGANDGAEQFTQAILTTDLVKKEACVAVEVDGVTVHIAGAAKGSGMIHPNMATMLAFMTCDAVIGQTALHQLLKQATDTSFNMITVDGDTSTNDMLIAMASGLAGNRELHVGHPDWDAFAEAFTYICRELAKAIARDGEGATKLVEVSVSGAVSDASAQAIAKTVVGSSLVKSAVFGADANWGRIIAAVGRAGEPVNPDTVDIRLGDIVVLSQSSPVAFDEEKALAYLRGDTVQIIVDLHHGDGTATAWGCDLTYDYVRINAAYRT; encoded by the coding sequence ATGGGCAAAGTAGAGTTTACAGTAGTGAACGGGGGTAACATCGTAACTCCGCGTGGTTTTACAGCCGGAGGATTACACTGCGGGCTAAAAAATTCGAACCGCAACGATATGGGCGCGATTCGTTGTGAGGTAGAAGCGACAGCTGCTGCGGTGTACACCACCAATGTGTTTCAGGCTGCACCGCTGAAGGTGACCCGCGAGAGCTTGGCAGATGGTCGATTGCAGGCAGTAGTGGTGAACAGCGGAAACGCCAATGCCTGCACGGGACAACAAGGAGAGCAGGATGCCTACGCTATGCGTTCGGCTGCGGCTCATGAACTGGGTGTTGCTGAGAGCAATGTAGCCGTCGCCTCGACAGGCGTGATCGGCGAGCATTTGAAAATGGATTGTGTGCTTGAAGGTATATCCTCCTTACCTGACCGTATGAACGGGGCAAACGATGGAGCAGAGCAATTTACCCAAGCCATTCTGACAACGGACTTGGTTAAAAAGGAAGCATGTGTGGCGGTTGAAGTGGACGGTGTGACCGTGCACATCGCCGGGGCGGCCAAGGGATCAGGCATGATACATCCGAATATGGCAACGATGCTCGCTTTTATGACCTGTGATGCAGTAATCGGACAGACGGCGCTTCATCAACTATTAAAGCAGGCAACGGATACCAGCTTTAATATGATTACGGTGGATGGGGATACGAGCACGAACGATATGCTGATTGCTATGGCAAGTGGGCTGGCTGGCAACCGTGAACTGCACGTAGGGCATCCCGATTGGGACGCTTTTGCCGAGGCGTTCACCTATATCTGCCGAGAACTGGCGAAGGCAATTGCTCGCGATGGAGAGGGTGCTACGAAGCTAGTAGAGGTGTCTGTAAGCGGAGCGGTAAGCGATGCGTCCGCTCAAGCGATAGCCAAGACGGTGGTTGGGTCTAGTCTGGTCAAGTCAGCCGTCTTCGGAGCAGATGCGAATTGGGGACGGATTATTGCGGCCGTAGGGCGTGCTGGAGAGCCGGTTAATCCAGATACGGTAGATATTCGCTTGGGTGATATTGTTGTGCTAAGCCAATCGAGTCCGGTCGCTTTTGACGAAGAAAAGGCGCTAGCCTATTTGCGGGGAGATACGGTGCAAATTATTGTTGATTTGCATCACGGGGACGGAACCGCTACAGCATGGGGCTGTGACCTAACCTATGATTATGTGCGGATTAACGCAGCTTATCGGACATAG